One window of Balearica regulorum gibbericeps isolate bBalReg1 chromosome 10, bBalReg1.pri, whole genome shotgun sequence genomic DNA carries:
- the CAMKV gene encoding caM kinase-like vesicle-associated protein: MPFGCVTLGDKKDYNQPSEVTDRYDLGQVIKTEEFCEIFRAKEKTTGKLYTCKKFLKRDGRKVRKAAKNEIIILKMVKHPNILQLVDVYITRKEYFIFLELATGREVFDWILDQGYYSERDTSNVIRQVLEAVAYLHSLKIVHRNLKLENLVYYNRLKNSKIVISDFHLAKLENGLIKEPCGTPEYLAPEVVGRQRYGRPVDCWAIGVIMYILLSGNPPFYEEADEEDYENHDKNLFRKILAGDYEFDPPYWDDISQAAKELVTRLMEVEQDQRITAEEAISHEWISGNAASDKNIKDGVCAQIEKNFARAKWKKAVRVTTLMKRLRAPEQTETAPAPAPAPAPAAASTAATDTAAPAAPGTPPAATCNGDGAATAAAAEAPSEQTG; encoded by the exons ATGCCGTTTGGCTGCGTGACGCTGGGAGACAAGAAAGATTATAACCAGCCGTCCGAGGTGACCGACAGATATGACCTGGGCCAGGTCATCAAAAC GGAGGAGTTCTGTGAAATATTCCGGGCCAAGGAGAAGACGACGGGGAAGCTGTACACCTGCAAGAAGTTTCTGAAGCGGGACGGGCGGAAAGTGCGGAAGGCGGCCAAAAACGAGATCATCATCCTCAAAAT GGTGAAGCACCCCAACATCCTGCAGCTGGTGGATGTCTACATCACCCGCAAGGAATATTTCATCTTCCTGGAGCT GGCCACCGGCCGGGAGGTCTTCGACTGGATCCTGGACCAGGGTTACTACTCGGAGAGGGACACCAGCAACGTCATCCGGCAGGTGTTGGAGGCCGTCGCCTACCTGCACTCACTCAAGATCGTCCACAGGAACCTCAAG ctggagaaCCTGGTGTACTATAACCGCCTGAAGAACTCCAAGATCGTCATCAGCGACTTCCACTTGGCCAAGCTGGAGAACGGGCTCATCAAGGAGCCCTGCGGCACCCCTGAGTACCTGG CTCCGGAGGTGGTGGGGCGGCAGCGGTACGGGCGGCCGGTGGACTGCTGGGCCATCGGCGTCATCATGTACATCCT CCTCTCGGGGAACCCCCCCTTCTACGAGGAGGCAGACGAGGAAGACTACGAGAACCACGACAAGAACCTCTTCCGCAAAATCCTGGCTGGAGACTACGAGTTCGACCCACCGTACTGGGACGACATCTCGCAGGCGG CCAAGGAGCTGGTGACGCGCCTGATGGAGGTGGAGCAGGACCAGCGGATCACGGCGGAGGAGGCCATCTCCCACGAGTG GATCTCCGGCAATGCCGCCTCCGACAAAAACATCAAGGACGGCGTCTGCGCCCAGATCGAGAAGAACTTTGCCCGGGCCAAGTGGAag AAAGCCGTGCGAGTGACCACGCTCATGAAACGCCTCCGGGCGCCCGAGCAGACGGAgacggccccggccccagccccggccccggcccccgccgccgcctccacCGCCGCCACGGACACTgcggcccccgcagcccccggcacGCCGCCCGCCGCCACGTGTAACGGGGACGGGGCAGctaccgccgccgccgccgaggcCCCCAGCGAGCAGACCGGCTGA